From the genome of Ptychodera flava strain L36383 chromosome 22, AS_Pfla_20210202, whole genome shotgun sequence, one region includes:
- the LOC139122522 gene encoding uncharacterized protein produces the protein MASGNPSTKVVTALQTPIITTSTVTRMSTTRVATPVVTIAVSTVPTSSTPIMSAITSGSTANVQHNANVAYIPSIPEWERSIQLDPTVAYHEHLLRRVKYTSWNGFEAPTSVVPYPELEVKNGLNVSVKDLRFRDPNFFLAGGIHTQKEAWFKILRSQDNERQVGHWIEHGVSVFDFIAPFKGEIFGTRYNCSFPPSIYLPNNPICRRHRDFVSSTLLDRVKSGALEIWGAVGKVPPPYIVMPLTIEPTKPRLCHDQRYINNWIKDMPFKLELITNLPSYLGSNHYQTKIDDKSGYDHVCLWISSRALMGIHCGGFWYVPTTLPFGWKCSPFIYKLLV, from the exons ATGGCATCTGGTAATCCGTCAACGAAAGTTGTTACAGCGTTGCAGACGCCTATTATAACGACGTCAACAGTGACCAGAATGTCGACTACCAGAGTGGCCACGCCCGTAGTGACAATAGCGGTGTCTACAGTCCCAACGTCAAGCACCCCGATAATGTCGGCTATTACATCGGGTTCGACTGCTAATGTTCAACATAATGCAAATGTG GCATACATTCCCAGCATACCTGAATGGGAGAGGTCAATACAGTTGGATCCAACAGTTGCTTATCATGAACACCTGTTACGGAGAGTAAAATATACTAGTTGGAATGGTTTTGAAGCTCCCACATCGGTGGTTCCCTATCCAGAATTGGAGGTTAAAAATGGACTGAACGTGTCAGTGAAGGATCTTCGATTTAGGGACCCTAATTTTTTCTTAGCTGGTGGAATCCATACCCAGAAGGAAGCGTGGTTTAAAATATTACGAAGCCAAGATAATGAAAGACAGGTTGGACATTGGATAGAGCATGGTgtgtcagtttttgattttatcGCACCATTTAAGGGCGAAATCTTTGGCACTCGGTATAATTGTAGTTTTCCACCAAGCATTTACTTGCCAAACAATCCCATTTGTCGAAGACACAGAGATTTTGTTTCCTCTACATTGCTTGATAGAGTAAAGTCTGGGGCACTTGAAATTTGGGGTGCGGTTGGCAAAGTACCACCACCTTATATTGTGATGCCGCTGACAATAGAACCCACCAAACCCCGACTTTGTCATGACCAGAGATATATCAATAATTGGATAAAAGATATGCCATTTAAGTTGGAGTTAATAACTAATTTGCCTAGTTATTTGGGGAGCAATCACTACCAGACTAAGATAGATGATAAGAGTGGATATGATCACGTGTGTCTTTGGATTTCTAGTAGAGCGTTAATGGGAATACATTGCGGTGGGTTCTGGTATGTTCCGACAACCCTTCCATTCGGGTGGAAATGCTCGCCATTTATATACAAACTATTGGTTTAG
- the LOC139122520 gene encoding neuroligin-4, X-linked-like, translated as MRCSHLLALYLLLVVYIQTSAAYTGSYVNHTFVVSNTTYGKVRGMRTLQTDGKYLNVFLGIPFAAPPTGQLRFAEPMTPDSWQGVRDAYTFKSACPQQPLFLNGFGGGFNEFDNFDEDCLYLNIFAPDKTDGSSLLPVMVWIHGGCFGVGTAEEYDGSVLAQNGVIVVTVNYRLAAFGFLSTADEVAPGNWGLYDNVLALEWVRDNIVNFGGDPQKVTIFGQSAGAALSSLLMFPESARGLFHGVITISGNAMAPWAMYRQPFDARNMTNQLVQALSCSGASSKDSIDCLRSKTWEEIATVPILPYTSVCAWMPIVDGRILSEDPRILLEKKLFADVPLISGSTKDEQGIELYNMTTAMFEARVQRLVESHFGYTGNGDAILDALLYEYTDAADPGNLHKIRNQYVALMTDYTFTAPIDSQVKGHSSVVESTYKYAFHYMSENNPNAEHVGVLHSQDLLYHFGTPFWGPNRTCPWGCYNNWYGYQDKWTDTDRDMSELIMKLFTSFAKYGNPTPSPINGLTWTKFDEVTDAYMELNEISSMKEDYRAREMLFWEDYFKKVAFRERSEPIVLTPEPCDEAQSKSPGKFSLSRSAILLVVLSVKLSIYK; from the exons ATGCGTTGCTCTCATCTATTAGCGCTCTATCTGCTTCTAGTTGTGTATATACAAACTTCAGCAGCTTACACAGGTAGCTATGTGAACCATACCTTCGTCGTCTCAAACACCACATATGGAAAAGTACGTGGGATGAGAACTCTCCAAACCGATGGCAAGTACCTCAACGTTTTCCTCGGGATCCCCTTCGCTGCACCGCCGACAGGCCAGCTGAGATTCGCCGAACCAATGACGCCCGACTCTTGGCAAGGCGTGCGAGATGCATACACATTCAAATCCGCATGCCCACAGCAACCCCTATTCTTGAATGGTTTCGGAGGCGGATTTAATgagtttgataattttgatgaagACTGCTTATATTTGAATATCTTCGCTCCGGATAAGACG GATGGATCAAGTTTGTTACCAGTTATGGTTTGGATTCATGGCGGATGCTTCGGTGTTGGTACGGCAGAGGAGTATGACGGCAGTGTCTTGGCTCAAAACGGAGTTATTGTTGTCACAGTCAATTATCGTTTAGCTGCTTTTG GATTCCTAAGCACGGCTGATGAAGTTGCACCAGGGAATTGGGGTTTGTACGATAATGTGTTGGCTCTGGAGTGGGTCAGAGACAATATCGTAAACTTCGGAGGAGATCCACAAAAAGTGACAATATTCGGACAGAGTGCCGGAGCAGCATTGTCATCTCTTCTGATGTTTCCTGAAAGTGCTAGAG GTCTTTTCCATGGCGTCATTACAATCAGTGGGAATGCGATGGCACCATGGGCCATGTACAGACAACCATTTGACGCAAGGAACATGACGAACCAGCTCGTTCAGGCTCTTAGCTGCAGCGGCGCTTCGTCCAAGGACTCGATTGATTGCCTGCGAAGTAAAACTTGGGAAGAGATTGCTACCGTACCCATACTG CCTTATACTTCTGTGTGTGCTTGGATGCCAATTGTTGATGGCCGCATCCTTTCAGAGGATCCAAGAATTCTTTTAGAAAAGAAACTATTCGCAGACGTTCCTTTGATCAGCGGCAGCACAAAGGACGAACAAGGAATCG AGTTATACAATATGACAACAGCAATGTTTGAAGCTCGAGTACAGAGGTTGGTTGAGTCGCATTTTGGATACACAGGGAATGGGGACGCTATTTTGGATGCCCTGCTGTATGAATACACAGATGCCGCGGATCCTGGAAATCTTCACAAAATAAGAAACCAATATGTCGCG CTCATGACCGATTATACTTTCACTGCGCCAATTGACAGCCAGGTGAAGGGTCATTCAAGTGTTGTTGAAAGCACATACAAGTACGCCTTCCATTATATGTCGGAAAATAATCCCAATGCAGAGCACGTGG GTGTTTTACACAGCCAAGATCTTTTGTACCACTTCGGAACGCCATTTTGGGGGCCCAATCGAACGTGCCCTTGGGGCTGCTATAACAACTGGTACGGTTACCAAGATAAATGGACCGACACTGACCGCGACATGAGTGAATTGATAATGAAACTGTTTACAAGTTTTGCGAAATATGG GAACCCCACTCCTAGTCCGATAAATGGTCTGACATGGACGAAGTTTGATGAAGTTACGGATGCCTATATGGAACTTAACGAAATCTCCTCAATGAAAGAAGATTACAGGGCAAGAGAAATGTTATTTTGGGAAGATTACTTTAAAAAGGTTGCTTTCAGAGAGCGAAGCGAACCCATCGTTTTGACACCAGAACCGTGTGATGAGGCACAGTCCAAATCTCCGGGCAAATTTTCTCTATCACGTAGTGCCATACTTCTAGTTGTATTGAGTGTGAAATTATCTATCTACAAATGA